Proteins encoded in a region of the Frondihabitans sp. 762G35 genome:
- the ispD gene encoding 2-C-methyl-D-erythritol 4-phosphate cytidylyltransferase has product MVGASGEPTRGVVVVAAGSGTRLAQGRPKAFVEVAGRTILERSLVPILRSPEPYQIVVVAPLDLLAETRSLVATVAGAAAGSVDVVAGGLTRQSSVAAGLEALAPAIDTVLVHDTARCFTPTAQFEAVASAVERLGHGVVPGLPVSDTIKRVAPDATVVETVDRSELVAMQTPQGFPRRALAEAYAAAGAEHTDDAALFAAAGHRVTVIAGDASAFKITTPWDLGRAEQLAVEQAGAARLVAENAGAARAGTARPRLERISTGIGIDVHAFDDGQPLRLGLLDWPGEAGLAGHSDGDAVAHAIVDALLSAAALGDIGSRFGTDDPRYAGASGEVFLRATLALLDEAGARVGNVALQIVGNRPRLAKRRLEMQESLAGILRAPVSVSATTTDGLGFTGRTEGVTVVATALVHLPA; this is encoded by the coding sequence ATCGTAGGCGCGAGCGGCGAGCCGACGCGGGGGGTCGTCGTCGTCGCCGCCGGCAGCGGAACACGTCTGGCGCAGGGGCGCCCGAAGGCGTTCGTCGAGGTCGCGGGGCGGACCATCCTGGAGCGCTCGCTGGTCCCCATCCTGCGGTCGCCCGAGCCCTATCAGATCGTCGTCGTCGCTCCGCTCGACCTCCTCGCCGAGACACGGTCCCTCGTCGCGACCGTCGCCGGCGCGGCCGCGGGCTCGGTCGACGTCGTCGCCGGAGGCTTGACGCGGCAGTCGTCCGTCGCCGCCGGCCTCGAGGCGCTCGCCCCCGCGATCGACACCGTGCTCGTGCACGACACGGCGCGCTGCTTCACCCCGACCGCGCAGTTCGAGGCGGTCGCCTCCGCGGTCGAGCGACTCGGTCACGGCGTCGTCCCGGGTCTCCCGGTCAGCGACACGATCAAGCGCGTGGCCCCCGACGCGACCGTGGTCGAGACCGTCGACCGGTCGGAGCTCGTCGCCATGCAGACGCCGCAGGGCTTCCCGCGCCGGGCGCTCGCCGAGGCGTACGCCGCGGCCGGCGCCGAGCACACCGACGACGCCGCCCTCTTCGCCGCGGCGGGGCACCGCGTCACCGTGATCGCAGGAGACGCCTCGGCGTTCAAGATCACGACCCCGTGGGATCTCGGTCGGGCCGAACAGCTCGCGGTCGAGCAGGCAGGAGCCGCGCGGCTCGTGGCCGAGAATGCAGGAGCCGCGCGGGCCGGCACCGCCCGGCCTCGCCTCGAGCGCATCAGCACCGGGATCGGCATCGACGTCCACGCCTTCGACGACGGCCAGCCGCTCCGGCTCGGCCTGCTCGACTGGCCGGGCGAGGCGGGGCTCGCCGGCCACAGCGACGGCGACGCGGTCGCGCACGCGATCGTCGACGCCCTCCTCTCCGCCGCCGCGCTGGGCGACATCGGCTCCCGCTTCGGCACCGACGACCCGCGCTACGCCGGTGCCTCGGGCGAGGTCTTCCTCCGGGCGACGCTGGCCCTGCTCGACGAGGCGGGCGCCCGCGTCGGCAACGTCGCGCTGCAGATCGTCGGCAACCGGCCGCGCCTCGCGAAGCGCCGGCTCGAGATGCAGGAGTCGCTGGCCGGCATCCTGCGCGCCCCCGTCTCGGTCTCGGCCACGACCACCGACGGCCTCGGGTTCACCGGCCGGACCGAGGGCGTGACCGTGGTGGCCACGGCGCTCGTGCACCTCCCCGCCTGA
- a CDS encoding CarD family transcriptional regulator, whose amino-acid sequence MQFEVGETVVYPHHGAAEITAVTTRVVKGTERLYLTLRVMHGDLEIQVPAENVEMVGVRDVIGEDGIRQVFEVLRTPFTEEPTNWSRRYKANVEKLASGDVIKVSEVVRDLWRRDNDKGLSAGEKSMLAKARQILVSELALAEHTDEKKAESVLDEVLAS is encoded by the coding sequence ATGCAGTTCGAGGTCGGCGAAACGGTGGTCTACCCGCACCACGGAGCGGCGGAGATCACGGCGGTGACGACGCGCGTCGTCAAGGGGACCGAGCGGCTCTACCTGACGCTCCGGGTGATGCACGGAGACCTCGAGATCCAGGTGCCCGCCGAGAACGTCGAGATGGTCGGCGTCCGCGACGTCATCGGAGAAGACGGCATCCGGCAGGTCTTCGAGGTGCTCCGCACCCCCTTCACCGAGGAGCCGACCAACTGGTCGCGCCGCTACAAGGCCAACGTCGAGAAACTCGCCTCGGGCGACGTCATCAAGGTCTCGGAGGTCGTGCGCGACCTCTGGCGCCGCGACAACGACAAGGGCCTGTCGGCGGGGGAGAAGAGCATGCTCGCCAAGGCCCGCCAGATCCTGGTGTCCGAGCTGGCGCTGGCCGAGCACACCGACGAGAAGAAGGCCGAGAGCGTTCTCGACGAGGTCCTCGCATCGTAG
- a CDS encoding sensor histidine kinase: MYSPWLVPVSLALGIVIGAGLVLLIVLAVERGRRARALSEVTLPEGVGAVLDTVDSVGFVVDPSNNVLKSSALALATGIVAAHQIAHPEVVALVERARDSDEPLSEELVLPRSLREETNLRMRVRASRLGSRFVLVLAEDHTETHRLEEVRRDFVANISHELKTPIGAVGLLAEALESASDDPEQVRYFAKSLTRESLRLGRLTQDIIELSRLQSADPLSGPSLVDVRTVIRTAVERNRVEADARGIEIVTRGGKHASVVGDADMLAVAVHNLVANAVHYSPDGSRIGIGATVTDQGVVEIAVTDQGDGIADVEKERIFERFYRIDPARSRRTGGTGLGLAIVKHVVQNHGGDIRVWSQLGSGSTFTIRLPEASTASVPVRGEPQ, from the coding sequence ATGTACTCCCCCTGGCTGGTGCCGGTTTCCCTGGCACTCGGCATCGTGATCGGCGCGGGCCTCGTCCTCCTGATCGTCCTGGCCGTCGAGCGCGGGCGTCGCGCTCGCGCGCTCAGCGAGGTGACGCTGCCGGAGGGGGTGGGCGCCGTCCTCGACACCGTCGACTCCGTGGGGTTCGTGGTCGATCCGTCCAACAACGTCCTCAAGTCGTCCGCGCTGGCCCTGGCGACGGGCATCGTGGCCGCGCACCAGATCGCGCACCCGGAGGTCGTCGCCCTGGTCGAGCGGGCCCGCGACTCGGACGAGCCGCTCTCGGAGGAGCTCGTGCTTCCCCGGAGCCTCCGAGAGGAGACCAACCTCCGGATGCGCGTGCGCGCCTCGCGTCTCGGCAGCCGGTTCGTCCTGGTGCTCGCCGAGGACCACACGGAGACGCACCGGCTCGAGGAGGTCCGCCGCGACTTCGTGGCGAACATCAGCCACGAGCTGAAGACCCCCATCGGTGCCGTGGGTCTCCTCGCCGAGGCGCTCGAGTCGGCGTCCGACGACCCGGAGCAGGTCCGCTACTTCGCCAAGAGCCTCACGCGGGAGTCTTTGCGTCTCGGGCGCCTCACGCAGGACATCATCGAGCTCTCGCGCCTGCAGTCGGCCGACCCGCTGTCGGGCCCGTCCCTCGTGGACGTGCGCACCGTGATCCGGACCGCCGTCGAACGGAACCGCGTCGAGGCGGACGCGCGCGGGATCGAGATCGTCACCCGCGGCGGAAAGCACGCGTCGGTCGTCGGCGACGCCGACATGCTCGCCGTGGCCGTCCACAACCTCGTCGCGAACGCCGTCCACTACTCGCCGGACGGATCGCGCATCGGGATCGGCGCCACCGTGACCGACCAGGGCGTCGTCGAGATCGCGGTCACCGACCAGGGCGACGGCATCGCCGACGTCGAGAAGGAGCGCATCTTCGAGCGCTTCTACCGCATCGACCCGGCCCGGTCGCGCCGGACCGGCGGGACCGGCCTCGGCCTCGCCATCGTCAAACACGTCGTGCAGAATCACGGGGGCGACATCCGCGTCTGGTCGCAGCTCGGATCCGGCTCCACCTTCACCATCCGACTCCCCGAGGCCTCGACGGCTTCGGTCCCCGTCCGAGGAGAACCGCAATGA
- the mmsB gene encoding multiple monosaccharide ABC transporter permease — protein MTNIKKNIDSILGNKGGGISQYGMIIALIVIIIGFQIWTGGITLEPANVINVFQQYSYILILAIGMVMVIVAGHIDLSVGSVAAFVGIIVAQAMAVWHFSWWLAIILGLVVGALVGAWQGFWVAYVRVPAFIVTLAGQLIFRGANQIIGNSTAVPVPQSFQNVGGGYIPDFGPNSGYSNGTLILGVVTIIAIVVFEFRGRRNRVLMGAQPAPLWTSIVRIVVLGGITAYATILFASGRPNTSIPIVAIILGVLVIVYGFVTNTTTFGRHLYAVGGNSNAAVLSGVNSKRVNFLVMMNMSVLAAVAGMVFVGYSGSSGPADGTGWELDAIAAVFVGGAAVAGGVGTVIASIIGGLVLAFLANGLSLKGIDTNLVQIIRGLVLLIAVAFDVYNKTQGRPSIIGYLTRGFGRKNKQDDGPTSGGLKGQGAQPQSIDSDSQVLLP, from the coding sequence ATGACGAACATCAAGAAGAACATCGACAGCATCCTGGGGAACAAGGGTGGTGGGATCAGCCAGTACGGCATGATCATCGCGCTGATCGTGATCATCATCGGCTTCCAGATCTGGACCGGCGGCATCACCCTCGAGCCCGCGAACGTGATCAACGTCTTCCAGCAGTACTCCTACATCCTGATCCTCGCGATCGGCATGGTCATGGTGATCGTCGCCGGCCACATCGACCTCTCGGTCGGCTCGGTCGCCGCGTTCGTCGGCATCATCGTCGCCCAGGCGATGGCCGTCTGGCACTTCTCCTGGTGGCTCGCGATCATCCTCGGCCTCGTCGTCGGCGCGCTCGTCGGGGCCTGGCAGGGCTTCTGGGTCGCCTACGTCCGGGTCCCCGCGTTCATCGTGACGCTGGCCGGCCAGCTCATCTTCCGCGGTGCGAACCAGATCATCGGCAACTCGACCGCGGTCCCCGTCCCCCAGAGCTTCCAGAACGTCGGCGGCGGCTACATCCCCGACTTCGGACCCAACTCCGGCTACAGCAACGGAACGCTCATCCTCGGCGTCGTCACGATCATCGCGATCGTCGTCTTCGAGTTCCGCGGCCGCCGCAACCGCGTCCTCATGGGAGCCCAGCCGGCACCGCTGTGGACCAGCATCGTCCGCATCGTCGTCCTCGGCGGCATCACGGCCTACGCCACGATCCTCTTCGCCTCGGGCCGCCCCAACACGAGCATCCCGATCGTCGCGATCATCCTCGGCGTCCTCGTCATCGTCTACGGCTTCGTCACCAACACGACCACCTTCGGTCGCCACCTCTACGCCGTCGGCGGCAACTCCAACGCCGCCGTCCTGTCGGGTGTCAACTCGAAGCGCGTCAACTTCCTGGTGATGATGAACATGTCCGTCCTCGCCGCCGTCGCCGGCATGGTCTTCGTCGGCTATTCGGGGTCCTCCGGCCCCGCCGACGGCACGGGCTGGGAGCTCGACGCCATCGCCGCCGTCTTCGTCGGTGGTGCGGCGGTCGCCGGTGGTGTCGGAACCGTCATCGCCTCGATCATCGGTGGTCTCGTCCTCGCGTTCCTCGCCAACGGCCTCTCGCTCAAGGGCATCGACACGAACCTGGTCCAGATCATCCGCGGCCTCGTCCTCCTCATCGCCGTCGCCTTCGACGTCTACAACAAGACGCAGGGCCGCCCGTCGATCATCGGCTACCTGACCCGCGGCTTCGGTCGCAAGAACAAGCAGGACGACGGCCCCACCTCCGGCGGCCTCAAGGGCCAGGGCGCCCAGCCGCAGTCGATCGACAGCGACTCACAGGTTTTGCTGCCCTGA
- the phoU gene encoding phosphate signaling complex protein PhoU: MREVFQLELQEVQERLVEIASLVAVSIENATRAFHDSNVSLAEQVIADDDKIDSLSVSLDELAIDILARQQPVARDLRIVVSALRISASLERMGDMSEHIAQLARYRFPEKVVPKSLRPTFTELGELDVAIAKKLTLLLTTEDVSLAEEIRNDDDRIDELHLSVFDKVLGETWKGAPADTVDATLASRYHERFADHAVSIAKKVQYLATGDWVGVEA, encoded by the coding sequence ATGCGCGAGGTATTCCAGCTAGAGCTCCAGGAGGTCCAGGAGCGGCTCGTCGAGATCGCCTCCCTGGTGGCCGTCTCGATCGAGAACGCGACGCGCGCGTTCCACGACTCCAACGTGAGCCTCGCGGAGCAGGTCATCGCCGACGACGACAAGATCGACTCGCTGTCGGTGAGCCTCGACGAACTCGCGATCGACATCCTCGCCCGCCAGCAGCCGGTGGCCCGCGACCTGCGCATCGTCGTCAGCGCGCTCCGCATCAGCGCGTCGCTCGAGCGCATGGGCGACATGTCCGAGCACATCGCGCAGCTCGCCCGCTACCGCTTCCCCGAGAAGGTCGTTCCGAAGTCGCTCCGCCCGACGTTCACCGAGCTCGGCGAGCTCGACGTGGCCATCGCGAAGAAGCTGACGCTCCTCCTCACAACGGAGGACGTCAGCCTCGCCGAGGAGATCCGCAACGACGACGACCGGATCGACGAGCTGCACCTCAGCGTCTTCGACAAGGTCCTCGGCGAGACCTGGAAGGGTGCGCCGGCCGACACGGTGGACGCCACCCTGGCCAGCCGGTACCACGAGCGCTTCGCCGACCACGCCGTGTCTATCGCCAAAAAGGTCCAGTACCTGGCGACGGGGGACTGGGTGGGCGTGGAGGCCTGA
- a CDS encoding ROK family transcriptional regulator, whose protein sequence is MARQSPGSQTSLRKRNQQRVVEALVKVGASTQADLARRTGLSTATISNIVSHMAKNGLVSLTPTTSSGRRAVSVRLLTSNGTVAAGIGFGRRHLRVVLVYPDYTIAAEESIVLPQKYDPRDGFDLAKDVLTRLLDETGTSWEALSGVGVGIPGSIDRRDFMPVIGTVWAEWAFVDVVVELEDRLGVPVVLDNDANLGSVAETIWGPYGGVTNLVYLKVGSGIGAGLILNGQPFNGAIGVTGEVGHVQVVPDGTACRCGNRGCLEAEASITAMLDRLSSVTPITTTEDLVAAALEENVAVMRVVEDAGRLIGRVVGDLASILSPEVIVLGGPLAALGDLILEPINRSFGRHVLPLVKDATAIVASTLDDRGEALGAAALVYHQAAVRVI, encoded by the coding sequence GTGGCTCGCCAGAGCCCCGGTTCGCAAACGTCCCTCCGCAAGCGCAACCAGCAGCGCGTCGTCGAGGCCCTCGTCAAGGTGGGCGCCTCCACGCAGGCCGATCTGGCGCGCCGGACGGGCCTCAGCACCGCCACGATCTCGAACATCGTCAGCCACATGGCGAAGAACGGTCTCGTCAGCCTCACGCCGACGACCAGCTCCGGCCGTCGCGCCGTGTCGGTGCGGCTCCTGACGAGCAACGGCACCGTCGCCGCCGGCATCGGCTTCGGTCGGCGGCACCTGCGCGTCGTGCTCGTCTACCCGGACTACACGATCGCCGCCGAGGAGTCGATCGTGCTCCCGCAGAAGTACGACCCCCGCGACGGCTTCGACCTCGCCAAGGACGTGCTGACCCGCCTTCTCGACGAGACCGGCACCTCCTGGGAGGCCCTGAGCGGTGTCGGGGTCGGGATCCCCGGGTCGATCGACCGCCGCGACTTCATGCCCGTGATCGGCACGGTGTGGGCCGAGTGGGCCTTCGTGGACGTGGTCGTCGAGCTGGAGGACCGCCTCGGCGTGCCCGTCGTGCTCGACAACGACGCCAACCTCGGGAGCGTCGCCGAGACGATCTGGGGGCCGTACGGAGGCGTCACCAACCTCGTCTACCTCAAGGTGGGCAGCGGGATCGGGGCTGGCCTGATCCTGAACGGGCAGCCCTTCAACGGGGCGATCGGAGTCACGGGCGAGGTCGGTCACGTGCAGGTCGTCCCCGACGGCACGGCCTGCCGCTGCGGCAACCGGGGCTGCCTCGAGGCCGAGGCGTCGATCACCGCGATGCTCGACCGGTTGAGCTCCGTGACGCCGATCACGACGACGGAGGACCTCGTCGCCGCGGCGCTCGAGGAGAACGTCGCCGTCATGCGCGTCGTGGAGGACGCCGGACGCCTCATCGGCCGGGTCGTCGGCGACCTCGCGAGCATCCTGAGCCCCGAGGTGATCGTGCTGGGCGGCCCGCTCGCCGCGCTCGGCGACCTCATCCTGGAGCCCATCAACCGCTCGTTCGGGCGGCACGTCCTCCCCCTCGTGAAGGACGCCACGGCCATCGTCGCCTCCACCCTCGACGATCGGGGCGAGGCCCTGGGCGCCGCGGCCCTCGTCTACCACCAGGCCGCCGTCCGCGTCATCTGA
- a CDS encoding response regulator transcription factor encodes MTHILIVEDEESLSEPLAFILEREGYQVSVADDGPKALVAFDRDGADLILLDLMLPGLPGTEVCRELRNRSQVPIVMLTAKDSEVDIVVGLELGADDYVTKPYSTRELLARIRAVLRRRVDLEELNDAILTAGDISMDVERHVVTVRGRDIAMPLKEFELLELLMRNAGRVLTRGQLIDRVWGSDYFGDTKTLDVHIKRIRSKIEATPSEPVALVTVRGLGYRIEA; translated from the coding sequence ATGACCCACATCCTGATCGTCGAAGACGAAGAGAGCCTCAGCGAGCCGCTGGCCTTCATCCTGGAGCGCGAGGGCTACCAGGTCTCGGTCGCCGACGACGGACCCAAGGCCCTGGTCGCGTTCGACCGCGACGGCGCCGACCTCATCCTGCTCGACCTGATGCTGCCCGGGCTGCCCGGCACCGAGGTGTGCCGCGAGCTCCGCAACCGCTCGCAGGTGCCCATCGTCATGCTCACCGCCAAGGACAGCGAGGTGGACATCGTCGTCGGCCTCGAGCTCGGAGCCGACGACTACGTGACGAAGCCCTACTCGACCCGGGAGCTGCTCGCCCGGATCCGCGCCGTCCTCCGGCGCCGGGTCGACCTCGAGGAGCTGAACGACGCGATCCTCACCGCCGGCGACATCTCGATGGACGTCGAGCGCCACGTCGTGACCGTCCGCGGCCGCGACATCGCCATGCCGCTCAAGGAGTTCGAACTGCTGGAGCTCCTGATGCGCAACGCCGGCCGCGTGCTCACCCGCGGACAGCTGATCGACCGGGTCTGGGGCTCCGACTACTTCGGCGACACGAAGACGCTCGACGTCCACATCAAGCGGATCCGATCGAAGATCGAGGCGACGCCGTCGGAGCCGGTGGCGCTCGTCACCGTCCGCGGCCTCGGCTACCGCATCGAGGCCTGA
- the mmsA gene encoding multiple monosaccharide ABC transporter ATP-binding protein, with protein sequence MAGEPTILEMRSITKEFPGVKALSDVNLTVKAGEIHAICGENGAGKSTLMKVLSGVYPFGTYTGDIVYESQVAQFSGIKQSETAGIVIIHQELALVPELSITENIFLGNEPGRGGVINWVEAQKRAKDLLARVGLAEDPDLKIKSLGVGKQQLVEIAKALNKSVKLLILDEPTAALNEQESQHLLDLIVGLKGRGITSIMISHKLNEIEQIADTITILRDGKTIESLDVKNDGVNEDRIIRGMVGRSLESRFPDRTPNIGETFFEVRNWTVRHPLDPERLVCKNENFFVRKGEIVGFAGLMGAGRTELAMSIFGHSYGTWVSGEVYKDGREIRTDTVGRAIKNGIGYVSEDRKALGLNLLDTIKRSTVAAGLPKITHNGVVSSVEEYEVSERYRRSLRTKANSVEQGVNKLSGGNQQKVVLAKWMFTDPDLLILDEPTRGIDVGAKFEIYGIIQDLAAQGKGIILISSELPELLGLSDRIYTIFEGSITNELTAAEANPESLMVSMTSKRTTVR encoded by the coding sequence ATGGCTGGTGAACCCACCATCCTCGAGATGCGCTCGATCACCAAGGAATTCCCCGGTGTGAAGGCCCTCTCCGACGTGAACCTGACCGTGAAGGCCGGCGAGATCCACGCGATCTGCGGCGAGAACGGTGCGGGCAAGTCGACTCTCATGAAGGTGCTCTCGGGTGTCTACCCGTTCGGCACGTACACCGGCGACATCGTCTACGAGTCGCAGGTCGCCCAGTTCTCGGGCATCAAGCAGTCCGAGACCGCGGGCATCGTGATCATCCACCAGGAGCTCGCGCTCGTGCCGGAGCTCTCGATCACCGAGAACATCTTCCTCGGCAACGAGCCCGGTCGCGGCGGGGTCATCAACTGGGTCGAGGCTCAGAAGCGCGCGAAGGACCTCCTCGCCCGCGTCGGCCTCGCCGAGGACCCCGACCTCAAGATCAAGTCGCTCGGCGTGGGCAAGCAGCAGCTCGTCGAGATCGCCAAGGCGCTCAACAAGTCGGTCAAGCTGCTCATCCTCGACGAGCCCACCGCGGCGCTCAACGAGCAGGAGTCGCAGCACCTCCTCGACCTCATCGTCGGCCTGAAGGGCCGCGGCATCACGTCGATCATGATCAGCCACAAGCTGAACGAGATCGAGCAGATCGCCGACACCATCACCATCCTGCGCGACGGCAAGACGATCGAGTCGCTCGACGTGAAGAACGACGGCGTCAACGAGGACCGCATCATCCGCGGCATGGTCGGCCGCTCGCTCGAGAGCCGCTTCCCCGACCGCACCCCGAACATCGGCGAGACCTTCTTCGAGGTCCGCAACTGGACGGTGCGCCACCCGCTCGACCCGGAGCGCCTGGTCTGCAAGAACGAGAACTTCTTCGTCCGCAAGGGCGAGATCGTCGGCTTCGCCGGCCTCATGGGCGCCGGTCGCACCGAGCTCGCGATGAGCATCTTCGGCCACTCCTACGGCACCTGGGTCTCCGGCGAGGTCTACAAGGACGGCCGCGAGATCCGCACCGACACGGTCGGCCGCGCCATCAAGAACGGCATCGGCTACGTCTCCGAGGACCGCAAGGCCCTCGGCCTCAACCTCCTCGACACGATCAAGCGCTCCACCGTCGCGGCGGGCCTGCCGAAGATCACGCACAACGGCGTCGTCTCCTCCGTGGAGGAGTACGAGGTCTCCGAGCGCTACCGCCGCTCGCTCCGCACCAAGGCGAACTCGGTCGAGCAGGGCGTCAACAAGCTCTCCGGCGGGAACCAGCAGAAGGTCGTCCTGGCGAAGTGGATGTTCACCGACCCCGACCTCCTCATCCTCGACGAGCCCACCCGCGGCATCGACGTGGGCGCGAAGTTCGAGATCTACGGGATCATCCAGGACCTCGCCGCCCAGGGCAAGGGCATCATCCTCATCTCCTCCGAGCTCCCCGAGCTCCTGGGTCTCTCCGACCGGATCTACACGATCTTCGAGGGCTCCATCACCAATGAATTGACCGCAGCCGAAGCGAACCCCGAGTCGCTGATGGTGAGCATGACCTCGAAAAGGACCACGGTTCGATGA